A genomic region of Dreissena polymorpha isolate Duluth1 chromosome 4, UMN_Dpol_1.0, whole genome shotgun sequence contains the following coding sequences:
- the LOC127879969 gene encoding uncharacterized protein LOC127879969 yields the protein MATYTCDQNATAVGGVTRICQALGSWTGAAPLCSCPPLSGLTNGVVTVDDAYVTAKNECDDGYTLYGDVTRSCDSATYTWVGAEPQCVARGTSTATSGSNNLLPAVIVLAILMTAFAAGLAIALWYIFTLKKNTPHQIPKPPLKAGSENNEDKDDEGTPRMRIFGLNNFLFQSSRPPVEHRQHMLTTGGEPQLPGTSTRAPIGHQTNGGLFKLRTSNSDVSTRQLQLDLIRETTESSIFPDRPAPWASKPAEDWLDSSLESGTFRYVKNRQLPALSKDKEKRSESFVGERRRKKDSVGKKIRRQNSIDTTEDGKTPDEMELADEISKTVVMNTSFKQTTSGKIARASSLKHQLQIPLKDMNGTPRSGPMSSVQ from the exons ATGGCAACCTACACCTGCGACCAGAATGCAACTGCCGTGGGTGGCGTGACGCGGATTTGTCAGGCATTGGGCTCCTGGACGGGGGCAGCGCCCTTGTGTT CTTGTCCACCGCTTTCTGGTTTAACCAACGGAGTCGTGACCGTTGATGACGCCTACGTCACAGCCAAAAACGAGTGTGATGACGGTTACACACTATATGGTGACGTCACAAGATCATGCGACTCTGCGACTTACACGTGGGTTGGCGCGGAACCACAATGCG TTGCCAGAGGTACCAGCACAGCTACTTCCGGTTCCAATAACCTTCTTCCGGCAGTGATCGTCCTAGCGATACTGATGACGGCGTTTGCTGCCGGATTAGCAATCGCTCTGTGGTACATCTTTACACTCAAGAAGAACACACCGCATC AGATACCCAAACCACCTCTCAAAGCGGGAAGTGAAAACAATGAGGACAAAGATGACGAGGGAACTCCTCGCATGAGGATCTTCGGTCTAAATAACTTCCTGTTTCAGTCGTCAAGGCCGCCCGTGGAGCACCGGCAGCACATGCTCACTACTGGTGGCGAGCCTCAGTTGCCGGGAACCTCAACACGAGCTCCGATCGGCCACCAAACTAATGG GGGTTTGTTTAAACTTCGGACCTCAAATTCAGACGTGTCCACTAGACAATTGCAGCTCGATCTTATACGCGAGACGACCGAGAGCTCCATATTTCCGGACCGGCCCGCTCCGTGGGCCAGCAAACCAGCAGAGGACTGGCTAGATTCTTCGTTGGAATCCGGTACATTCCGATACGTGAAAAACAGGCAATTACCGGCTTTATCCAAGGATAAAGAAAAGCGTTCGGAGTCCTTTGTCGGTGAACGGCGACGAAAGAAGGATTCCGTCGGCAAAAAAATACGTCGCCAAAATTCCATAGACACAACGGAAGATGGTAAAACACCTGATGAGATGGAACTAGCAGACGAAATCTCGAAGACGGTTGTCATGAATACCAGTTTCAAGCAGACGACTTCCGGGAAGATCGCCCGTGCGAGCTCCCTGAAACATCAGCTTCAGATTCCCCTCAAGGACATGAATGGGACACCGAGGTCCGGCCCCATGTCTTCGGTGCAATGA